The following proteins are co-located in the Elusimicrobiota bacterium genome:
- a CDS encoding radical SAM protein: MSGLASSDAPSLAGGLATNKEIRRFKVAINTACPLRCEYCFIDKESGEVVSWPVVQALIGFMLSSPGQVKKLLIYGGEPFLKFDLAREIALYARARAAEAKKDLDLSICTSGVSVSRGQLEFLRDQSFFLSVSLDGGAETHDRRRRLKNGAGSWARIRPNLDRIFDVMGRRRTMAIQCVHPDNVERMLENFQALVGMGFENVEIEVIHGFGWEKARTLFRPMLGKVLEWVWSEAREGRRRFLVCSLAPLMLKEGVILEDHCPFHSSMECYPDGSYSFYPFAFVDWEGRRRSAVGSAKGGVSERYRACAFSAESQACRNCTADYYSSPGINQGNDPYRWRTEMARAFMDRVALAAKSDPMMREYLREALVRCRIS; this comes from the coding sequence ATGTCCGGCCTCGCCTCGTCTGATGCCCCGAGCCTTGCGGGGGGGCTTGCCACCAACAAGGAGATCCGCCGCTTCAAGGTGGCAATCAACACGGCGTGTCCCCTGCGCTGCGAGTACTGCTTCATAGACAAGGAGTCTGGCGAGGTCGTGTCCTGGCCGGTGGTTCAAGCCCTCATCGGCTTCATGCTCTCCTCCCCGGGCCAAGTAAAAAAGCTCCTGATTTACGGCGGCGAGCCATTCCTTAAATTCGACCTGGCCCGGGAGATTGCCCTCTACGCCAGGGCCCGGGCCGCCGAGGCGAAGAAGGACCTCGACCTATCCATATGCACGAGCGGGGTGTCGGTTTCGCGCGGACAGCTGGAGTTCCTGCGTGACCAGAGCTTCTTCCTGTCGGTCAGCCTCGATGGCGGCGCCGAGACCCATGACCGGCGGCGGAGGCTCAAAAACGGAGCTGGAAGCTGGGCCCGCATCCGGCCCAACCTCGACCGCATCTTCGATGTGATGGGGCGGCGCCGCACCATGGCCATTCAATGCGTGCACCCGGACAACGTCGAGCGCATGCTGGAGAATTTCCAGGCCTTGGTGGGCATGGGCTTCGAGAACGTGGAGATAGAGGTGATCCATGGCTTCGGCTGGGAGAAGGCCCGGACGCTTTTCAGGCCCATGCTCGGTAAGGTCCTGGAGTGGGTATGGTCCGAGGCCCGGGAGGGCCGGAGGCGCTTCCTGGTCTGTTCCTTGGCGCCCTTGATGCTCAAGGAGGGGGTGATCCTCGAGGACCACTGCCCCTTCCATTCCTCCATGGAATGCTACCCGGATGGGAGCTATTCCTTCTACCCCTTCGCTTTCGTGGACTGGGAGGGCCGGCGCCGCTCGGCGGTGGGAAGTGCCAAGGGGGGGGTGAGCGAGCGCTACCGGGCCTGCGCATTTTCCGCCGAAAGCCAGGCCTGCCGCAATTGCACCGCGGACTACTACAGCAGCCCCGGCATCAACCAGGGAAACGATCCCTACCGCTGGCGCACGGAGATGGCTCGCGCCTTCATGGACCGCGTGGCCCTGGCCGCCAAGAGCGATCCCATGATGAGAGAGTACTTGCGTGAGGCCTTGGTGCGATGCCGGATCAGTTGA
- a CDS encoding tetratricopeptide repeat protein — protein sequence MPDQLRLSGPGLLPTALRGLIKANLIHHLAHTGGRRTLIEIGRSCRISRDLAPVGDGAGSPALRRALLRLCLTPTPELKASSRDFAELEFRAKRPGEALWARVGLGLNYLRLWDGDRYFARALDCFERGLHLHPDWAWGHLLRGEAKRSLLDYRGALADYERALSLDPSWSWAHAFKARVLFQAGTREEDLSCLDQALKLEPACGWMLAWRGEALRRLGRLREAAVDFKKALRRDPLYDQAYCWNAKLLEARGEIRQALESLDRGIAICPDFEKAHRQKVRVLRKLGEVPRALRALNRAASLNHRNNWLGAWTAEGQESSPEALAALEELEAFGAENSGHAWTLAWLGETLVQLGKFDQALSSLDKALSLPLPPSGRAWAFCWKGECLLRSGRARESIPCFNRALRLDPGYARAWAWRGRAKALEGSWRGALADYRKTLAARRVEYSWIYAWKAEAELELGLSGQALKDCDAALALDSRPAVFHYWRAKALLAEGLVEESREELFLSCSAMQTFPWLEVWRAEKDRRDGLFTEALSRLAPIVKRHGRRFPWLYLLRYRAKREASLPGALRDADQAMRLDPDCAWIFGLAPVPAALEPQGSLFQDMEGPVGPHCGPVLAYRGQARLLKGEVGAGLADLRHAARLDCAAWIWAWLGEGQRHAGLPREAVRDLSRAVALDCGYANSYSWRGTAYLQLGQWENAARDLDLAVRRRPTARAWLDRSRLRRRRGDFTGALADLHEAARLNSELSWDKTTPEALQGALAELDLAMARHPEEAWFAAWKAEALIRLGRPAEALPILSDALEKNPGMAWARAWRAEARLLSEGFSSMVEEDIRRGLALDPEYARLHELEAEVRLRRGELSGALAALRLAGSLNPYSSRICLARAKVRLKMGRRGQAKKDIEKALRLCPSFAEASQLLARVESGARVRIFSLLPGGPGKSMEFFLNYSCNAKCAFCFNPPDALPELERGLGFQELAARLCLGYARGYRALKFIGGEATLREDLPRLVALSRRIGFQSVQITTNGLRLADPAYARKLVELGADSFRLSVHGARAEVHDPQVGVPGAFAKVERAVANLKGLGVRLGVNTVLNKRNIADFPETCRHFFEEWGLDDVIAYFMRYQGFAALPANREALKLSFGEAVPRVREAFRLLAADGVAARPALIHFPPCAAPELEPFMLDWTRVPGESGQGQRPEDLVTLPDGSGGLIHEVTNSGKAPVAACASCRHASRCLGVERGYVSLFGEGEFRPLSALEAVKA from the coding sequence ATGCCGGATCAGTTGAGGCTGAGCGGGCCGGGTCTTCTGCCCACGGCCTTGCGGGGCCTTATTAAGGCCAACCTCATCCATCACCTGGCCCACACCGGAGGCCGCCGGACCCTCATCGAGATCGGCCGCTCCTGCCGGATCTCCCGCGACTTGGCGCCGGTTGGGGATGGCGCCGGGTCCCCTGCGCTGCGCCGCGCGCTTTTGCGCTTGTGCCTGACCCCCACGCCCGAACTCAAGGCAAGCTCCCGGGACTTCGCGGAGCTTGAGTTCCGCGCCAAGCGCCCCGGGGAAGCCCTCTGGGCCCGCGTCGGCCTCGGCCTCAACTACCTGAGACTATGGGATGGCGACCGCTATTTCGCGCGAGCCTTGGACTGCTTCGAGCGAGGCCTTCACCTTCATCCGGACTGGGCCTGGGGGCATCTTCTGCGCGGGGAGGCCAAGAGGTCGTTGTTGGATTATCGGGGGGCCCTGGCGGATTATGAGCGGGCCTTATCGCTGGACCCCTCGTGGTCTTGGGCCCACGCCTTCAAGGCCCGCGTTCTTTTTCAGGCCGGGACCCGGGAGGAGGACCTCTCCTGCTTGGACCAGGCATTGAAACTAGAACCCGCCTGCGGCTGGATGCTGGCTTGGCGGGGCGAGGCCCTCCGCCGTTTGGGGCGCCTGAGGGAGGCCGCCGTGGATTTCAAGAAGGCTTTGAGGCGCGATCCCCTCTATGACCAGGCTTATTGCTGGAACGCTAAGCTCCTGGAGGCCCGGGGCGAAATTCGCCAAGCGCTGGAATCCTTGGACCGAGGAATCGCGATTTGCCCCGACTTCGAGAAGGCCCACCGCCAAAAGGTCCGGGTGTTGAGAAAGCTGGGGGAGGTGCCGCGGGCCTTGCGGGCCTTGAACCGCGCCGCGAGCCTCAACCACAGGAATAATTGGCTCGGGGCCTGGACGGCCGAGGGCCAGGAGTCCAGTCCAGAGGCCTTGGCCGCCCTGGAGGAACTCGAGGCCTTCGGCGCCGAGAATTCCGGCCATGCCTGGACTCTGGCCTGGCTCGGGGAAACCTTGGTCCAGCTTGGGAAATTCGATCAAGCCCTTTCGTCCTTGGACAAGGCCCTGTCTCTGCCTCTCCCGCCCTCGGGCCGGGCCTGGGCTTTCTGCTGGAAGGGGGAATGCCTGTTGAGATCGGGGCGGGCACGCGAGTCCATCCCTTGTTTCAATCGGGCCTTGAGGCTGGACCCCGGCTACGCGCGGGCTTGGGCCTGGCGCGGCAGGGCCAAGGCCTTGGAGGGGTCATGGCGCGGGGCCCTCGCGGATTACCGCAAGACCCTCGCCGCGCGGCGCGTCGAATATTCCTGGATTTACGCCTGGAAGGCCGAGGCCGAGCTGGAGCTGGGGCTGTCCGGGCAGGCCCTCAAGGACTGCGACGCGGCCCTGGCCCTCGATTCCCGGCCGGCGGTTTTTCATTATTGGCGGGCCAAGGCTCTTTTGGCCGAAGGCCTTGTCGAGGAAAGCCGGGAAGAGCTGTTCCTCTCTTGCTCCGCAATGCAGACCTTCCCATGGCTCGAGGTCTGGAGGGCGGAAAAGGATAGGCGGGATGGGCTCTTCACCGAGGCCCTGAGCCGGCTGGCTCCGATCGTAAAAAGGCACGGCCGGCGCTTCCCCTGGCTTTATCTCCTGCGCTACCGCGCCAAACGAGAAGCCTCTCTGCCGGGAGCCCTGCGCGACGCGGACCAAGCCATGCGCCTGGACCCGGACTGCGCCTGGATTTTCGGCCTGGCTCCGGTTCCGGCGGCCTTGGAGCCGCAGGGGTCCCTTTTCCAGGATATGGAGGGCCCCGTGGGGCCTCACTGCGGCCCGGTCCTGGCCTACCGTGGGCAGGCGCGTCTCCTCAAAGGAGAGGTCGGCGCGGGCCTGGCCGATTTGCGCCATGCCGCGCGGCTCGATTGCGCTGCTTGGATTTGGGCTTGGCTCGGGGAGGGCCAGAGGCACGCGGGTCTTCCGCGGGAGGCGGTGCGGGATTTGAGCCGCGCCGTGGCGCTGGATTGTGGCTACGCGAATTCCTACTCCTGGCGCGGCACCGCCTATCTTCAGCTCGGGCAATGGGAAAACGCGGCCCGGGACTTGGACCTCGCGGTCCGGCGCCGGCCCACGGCCCGGGCGTGGCTCGATCGCTCGCGCCTGCGGCGCCGGCGGGGCGATTTTACGGGCGCCTTGGCAGATCTTCACGAGGCCGCGCGCTTGAACAGCGAACTTTCCTGGGACAAGACCACGCCGGAAGCCCTCCAGGGGGCTCTGGCGGAGCTGGACTTGGCCATGGCCCGGCATCCCGAAGAGGCTTGGTTTGCGGCCTGGAAGGCAGAGGCCTTGATCCGTCTTGGACGGCCGGCCGAAGCCCTGCCCATCTTGAGCGACGCGCTCGAGAAAAACCCCGGCATGGCCTGGGCCCGGGCCTGGCGGGCGGAGGCGAGGCTTTTAAGCGAGGGCTTCTCCTCGATGGTGGAGGAGGATATCCGGCGGGGCCTGGCCCTCGATCCCGAGTACGCCCGCCTCCACGAGCTTGAGGCCGAGGTCCGCCTGCGCCGAGGCGAACTTTCCGGGGCTCTGGCCGCGCTTCGGCTCGCCGGGAGCCTCAATCCCTATTCCTCGCGCATTTGCCTGGCCCGCGCCAAGGTTCGGCTCAAGATGGGCCGGCGGGGCCAGGCCAAGAAGGATATCGAGAAAGCCCTCCGCCTCTGCCCGAGCTTCGCAGAAGCCAGCCAGCTATTGGCTCGGGTCGAGTCCGGGGCGCGAGTCCGGATCTTTTCGCTGCTTCCCGGCGGCCCCGGAAAGTCCATGGAGTTTTTCCTCAATTATTCCTGCAACGCCAAGTGCGCGTTCTGCTTCAACCCTCCCGATGCGCTCCCGGAGCTCGAGCGCGGCTTGGGCTTCCAGGAATTGGCCGCGCGCCTCTGCCTGGGCTACGCCCGGGGCTATCGCGCCCTCAAATTCATCGGCGGCGAAGCCACCTTGCGCGAGGATTTGCCCAGGCTCGTGGCTCTCTCCCGGCGCATCGGGTTCCAATCCGTGCAGATCACGACCAACGGCCTGCGCCTGGCCGATCCCGCCTACGCCCGCAAGCTCGTGGAGCTGGGCGCAGACAGCTTCCGTCTCTCGGTGCACGGCGCGCGGGCCGAGGTCCACGACCCCCAGGTGGGCGTGCCCGGGGCCTTCGCCAAGGTCGAGCGCGCGGTGGCCAACCTCAAAGGGCTGGGGGTCCGGCTCGGAGTCAATACGGTCCTCAATAAGCGCAACATCGCTGACTTTCCCGAAACCTGCCGCCATTTCTTCGAGGAGTGGGGGCTTGACGACGTGATCGCCTACTTCATGCGCTATCAGGGCTTCGCGGCCTTGCCGGCAAACCGCGAGGCCCTGAAGCTCAGCTTTGGCGAAGCGGTCCCGCGGGTGCGCGAGGCCTTCCGCCTCCTGGCCGCTGATGGGGTCGCGGCTCGACCGGCCTTGATCCATTTCCCGCCCTGCGCCGCGCCGGAGCTAGAGCCCTTCATGCTGGATTGGACGCGGGTTCCGGGGGAGTCCGGCCAGGGTCAGCGCCCCGAGGACCTCGTGACCTTGCCCGACGGCTCGGGCGGGCTCATACACGAGGTGACCAATAGCGGCAAGGCGCCGGTCGCGGCCTGCGCCTCGTGTAGGCACGCCTCCCGCTGCCTAGGGGTCGAGCGCGGCTACGTCTCGCTTTTCGGCGAGGGGGAGTTCCGGCCATTATCCGCCTTGGAGGCCGTCAAGGCATGA
- a CDS encoding radical SAM protein, which produces MKTEEAVHELFLNYACGAKCPFCYNPPLTPELLRRDLSFEQAAESLYAAAGQGRRRLNLHGGEVTLREDLPKILRLARKLGFEQATVVTNGIRLGRRSYAGELVAAGATHFRLSIHSADAGVHDEIMGVPGAFDKALSALAVLRELGAGVGLNFVLCRRNAAALPDFLERFCVGLAVPEAIVYFPHLKGMMALNADAIGLTYEEALPSVMAGAERLARAGRSEALYLANFPPCVLPDLAERLLDWERESGTSSMTHPEGFTQDLELMKDAARGPVAACADCALAGRCRGVEREYRLRYGEREFLPVRCEGDMAL; this is translated from the coding sequence ATGAAGACCGAGGAGGCGGTCCACGAGCTTTTCCTCAACTACGCCTGCGGGGCTAAATGCCCGTTCTGCTACAATCCCCCGCTCACCCCGGAGCTCTTGAGGCGCGATCTCTCCTTCGAGCAGGCGGCAGAAAGCCTGTACGCCGCGGCCGGGCAAGGGCGGCGGCGGCTCAATCTCCATGGGGGCGAGGTCACCCTGAGAGAGGATCTTCCGAAGATCCTTCGCTTGGCCCGGAAGCTCGGCTTTGAGCAGGCGACCGTGGTGACCAACGGCATCCGCCTCGGCCGCCGCAGCTACGCGGGGGAGCTGGTGGCCGCCGGCGCGACCCATTTTCGCCTTTCCATCCACTCCGCGGATGCCGGAGTTCATGACGAGATCATGGGAGTCCCCGGCGCCTTCGACAAGGCCCTGTCGGCGCTGGCGGTCCTGCGCGAGCTCGGGGCGGGGGTGGGCCTTAATTTCGTGCTCTGCCGCCGCAACGCGGCGGCTTTGCCGGATTTTCTGGAAAGATTCTGCGTCGGGCTGGCGGTCCCTGAGGCGATCGTCTATTTTCCGCATCTCAAGGGCATGATGGCCTTGAATGCGGACGCTATCGGTCTGACCTACGAGGAGGCGCTGCCTTCCGTCATGGCCGGGGCGGAGCGCTTGGCCCGGGCCGGCAGGAGCGAGGCCCTTTATCTGGCTAATTTTCCGCCCTGCGTCCTTCCGGATCTTGCCGAGCGCCTGCTCGACTGGGAGAGGGAAAGCGGGACGTCCTCGATGACCCATCCCGAGGGCTTCACCCAGGATCTCGAGCTGATGAAGGACGCCGCCCGCGGCCCGGTCGCGGCCTGCGCCGACTGCGCCTTGGCCGGGCGCTGCCGAGGTGTCGAGCGCGAGTACCGGCTTCGTTACGGGGAGAGGGAGTTCCTTCCCGTCCGCTGCGAGGGGGATATGGCTCTATGA
- a CDS encoding radical SAM protein: protein MNLLIFLSNRCNMSCDYCFLDLNRGPAAVLSPKAGRRAILDHLRRPGAQFTFLGGEPLIHYPTLLELAGFIRSRGPAGIRVVTNGTLLDSEKLARLRALGAEISVSLDGSAAAHGRHRRILKDPWDCALSEVLRRIGPEDRQGLNVSMVLREDTAGLLLNGVEFLRREGFRRLSFHLDVLEEWSEAGLATLRASLEGLSRYLRTLAKAEPAGLKLDRLLALVSAPPDCRNADHPYEDLVLGADGRYYPCDGLFARPYGELGAWTAGDCENGVDWGLRESFHERARRFIHERLGGPRGHCPRETYFHALASGRDPDCAVRGFHRADAAFRRALSEALCPA from the coding sequence ATGAATCTCCTGATTTTTCTCTCCAATCGTTGCAATATGTCCTGCGACTACTGCTTCCTGGACTTGAACCGAGGGCCGGCCGCGGTCCTTTCCCCCAAGGCCGGGCGGCGCGCCATTCTCGACCATTTGCGGCGGCCGGGGGCTCAATTTACCTTTCTCGGAGGCGAACCCCTCATCCATTACCCGACCCTCCTGGAGTTGGCGGGCTTCATCAGGAGCCGGGGCCCTGCCGGAATCCGGGTGGTGACCAACGGGACCTTGCTCGACTCTGAAAAGCTCGCCCGCCTGCGGGCCCTCGGCGCCGAGATCTCGGTGAGCTTGGACGGCTCCGCGGCCGCGCATGGCCGGCACCGCCGCATCCTCAAGGACCCGTGGGACTGCGCCCTCTCGGAGGTTTTGCGTCGGATCGGGCCCGAGGATCGCCAGGGCTTGAACGTCAGCATGGTGCTCCGCGAGGACACCGCAGGGCTGCTTTTGAACGGCGTCGAATTCTTAAGGCGCGAGGGCTTTCGGCGCCTGAGCTTCCACTTAGACGTTCTCGAGGAGTGGAGCGAGGCGGGGCTGGCGACCTTGCGCGCAAGTCTTGAGGGCCTCTCGCGCTACCTCCGGACCCTGGCCAAGGCGGAGCCCGCGGGACTTAAGCTCGACCGTCTGCTTGCCCTTGTCTCGGCCCCGCCGGACTGCCGGAACGCGGATCACCCGTACGAAGACCTGGTCCTGGGGGCGGACGGACGGTATTACCCCTGCGATGGGCTTTTCGCCAGGCCCTACGGGGAGCTCGGAGCCTGGACCGCGGGAGACTGCGAGAACGGCGTGGACTGGGGCTTGCGCGAGTCCTTCCACGAGCGGGCCCGGCGCTTCATCCACGAGCGCCTCGGAGGCCCCCGCGGCCATTGCCCGCGCGAAACCTATTTCCACGCATTGGCTTCTGGGCGCGACCCCGACTGCGCGGTGAGGGGGTTTCACCGGGCGGACGCGGCCTTTAGGCGGGCTCTCTCGGAGGCCTTGTGCCCGGCGTGA
- a CDS encoding tryptophan 7-halogenase, which produces MKPWDLVVVGAGPAGCTVATLAKKYAPERRILLLEKSPGPRHHIGESLLPGLVPVLKEMGVFEKVDAAGFPRKIGANYLWGRGREVWENDFNDVNVGEMLRRHGSLPEKIEYAWQVRRSLYDDILLRHAEENGVEVRRGAAALKIIENEGRITGLTISTGSGLPEPVYAGLLADCSGQSGFLSRFRKIRSYNPALKNVAGYAYFRGADWKYRFTGHPDKTKIFICATEAGWFWYIPISTDIVSVGLVAGAGAPRRRGISLRELYFSELKKCREIWPLLKNAQLERDFDGAGRDFFVQSDWSYLNEAASGPGWLAAGDAAVFVDPILSSGVTLAHLGAHRAAYTALAHWREESSEMRSLLWRDYDTFCRESAAQFLSLALFWYGNDRRAESWWARARRIQRAWLPVELGDQNAFIAVSAGLTRHYERALSAASALEPEPVAPGDYPFYAAVLGRDSALEALAREGLSENCRPRLSCPYEVEYSFIPDWGRGRLLAAKRARFLKHDPAEGLGDCFNPRRAVARHHLELLKDLDGRKSWRQIKEGLPARGVPSWWAEGPAANFVRELRLQGVLEA; this is translated from the coding sequence GTGAAACCTTGGGACCTGGTCGTGGTGGGCGCCGGGCCCGCGGGCTGCACCGTGGCCACCCTCGCCAAGAAATACGCCCCCGAGAGGCGTATCCTCCTGTTGGAAAAGAGCCCCGGGCCCCGGCACCACATAGGAGAATCCCTCCTGCCCGGTTTGGTGCCGGTGCTCAAGGAGATGGGGGTGTTCGAGAAGGTGGACGCGGCGGGATTTCCCCGCAAGATCGGAGCCAATTACCTTTGGGGCCGGGGTCGGGAGGTCTGGGAGAACGATTTCAACGACGTCAATGTCGGCGAGATGCTGAGGCGCCACGGGAGCCTCCCCGAGAAAATCGAGTACGCCTGGCAGGTGCGGCGCTCGCTCTACGACGATATCCTCCTGCGCCACGCCGAGGAAAACGGGGTCGAGGTCCGGCGGGGGGCGGCGGCGCTGAAAATTATAGAAAACGAGGGGAGAATCACAGGGCTGACGATTTCCACCGGCTCGGGCTTGCCCGAGCCGGTTTACGCAGGCCTCTTGGCCGATTGCAGCGGCCAAAGCGGCTTCTTGTCGCGCTTCCGCAAAATCCGCAGCTACAACCCGGCCTTGAAGAATGTGGCGGGCTACGCCTATTTCCGGGGCGCCGACTGGAAATACCGCTTCACCGGCCATCCGGACAAGACCAAGATATTCATTTGCGCGACCGAGGCCGGCTGGTTTTGGTACATCCCCATCTCGACGGACATCGTGTCGGTGGGGCTGGTGGCCGGCGCGGGCGCGCCGCGCCGCCGGGGGATATCCCTGCGTGAGCTGTATTTCTCGGAGCTCAAGAAGTGCCGGGAGATATGGCCTCTCCTCAAGAACGCCCAGCTCGAGAGGGATTTCGACGGGGCGGGCAGGGATTTCTTCGTCCAGAGCGATTGGTCCTACCTCAACGAGGCCGCCTCGGGGCCGGGGTGGCTGGCGGCCGGCGACGCAGCCGTGTTCGTGGATCCGATCCTGTCATCGGGCGTGACCTTGGCCCATCTGGGGGCGCACCGGGCCGCCTACACAGCACTTGCCCATTGGCGGGAGGAGAGTTCCGAGATGAGGTCCCTCCTCTGGAGGGACTACGACACTTTCTGCCGGGAATCGGCCGCTCAGTTCCTCTCCCTGGCCCTGTTTTGGTACGGGAACGACCGCCGGGCCGAGAGCTGGTGGGCGCGCGCGCGGCGGATCCAGAGGGCCTGGCTCCCGGTCGAGCTCGGGGACCAGAACGCATTCATCGCGGTCTCGGCGGGGCTCACGCGCCATTACGAAAGGGCTCTGTCGGCGGCCTCGGCCTTGGAGCCGGAGCCGGTGGCTCCCGGGGACTATCCTTTTTACGCCGCCGTCCTTGGGCGCGACTCGGCCCTGGAGGCCCTGGCGCGGGAAGGCCTTTCGGAGAACTGCCGGCCGCGCCTGTCCTGCCCCTACGAGGTTGAGTATTCCTTCATCCCGGATTGGGGCCGGGGCCGTCTCTTGGCGGCCAAGCGCGCGCGCTTCTTGAAGCACGACCCGGCCGAGGGCCTGGGGGACTGCTTCAACCCGCGTCGGGCCGTGGCCCGCCACCATCTCGAGCTCTTGAAGGACTTGGACGGCCGAAAGTCCTGGCGCCAGATCAAGGAAGGGCTCCCGGCCCGCGGCGTTCCCTCCTGGTGGGCCGAGGGCCCGGCCGCGAACTTCGTGAGGGAACTGCGTCTCCAGGGGGTCCTGGAGGCATGA
- a CDS encoding tetratricopeptide repeat protein, with protein sequence MRAYRPRVSVMAAMARGRACVDEGHMGKAIAAFDEAARLDPLCAQAYIYRAGLKLLAGDETGALGDFRAMSGMDHSYLPAYRDLTTLSAEEFPRLIPAAQGLLRRAPDCAWARVFHAFSLRSLMRYEEAVSDLDAAVALEPGSAALWAMRSRVKLTNAGRFYDGVSDMERAVALEPAWGWLRCWLGEALRHQGRFSEALKSLSLGLKLEPRYLRGWAWRGGVRVALGQHREAVEDLSRSLAWDPIYNYDFEYTADQKSWACNQIMAAYKGLGEFSQALRALNRAHALGPRYSWVFNPKNDPALFEEGIGQLSRTLKTHPRMAWALAWRGWTHWQWGKSAEALADIERALRLSPRLAWPRAWRGKILLSRGEPGLAREALDRAVALSPGYAQAWGWRAEALAALDLPRQALRDFTKAVELDHRAAWAFAGRGECRRRLGDLSGAVEDLDRAVGIYPEYAQAQAWREEARRLLAAA encoded by the coding sequence ATGAGGGCCTACCGTCCCCGGGTTTCGGTCATGGCGGCCATGGCCCGCGGCCGGGCCTGCGTGGACGAGGGGCACATGGGCAAGGCCATAGCGGCCTTCGACGAGGCCGCGCGGCTTGACCCCCTCTGCGCCCAGGCCTACATTTACCGGGCGGGCCTCAAGCTCTTGGCCGGGGACGAGACCGGGGCTCTGGGAGATTTCCGGGCGATGTCCGGCATGGACCACTCCTATCTTCCCGCCTACCGGGATCTAACCACCCTCTCGGCCGAGGAATTCCCGCGGCTCATCCCGGCCGCTCAAGGGCTTTTGCGCCGCGCTCCCGATTGCGCCTGGGCGCGGGTTTTCCACGCATTCTCCTTGAGAAGCCTCATGCGCTACGAGGAGGCCGTAAGCGACCTCGACGCCGCGGTTGCCTTGGAGCCGGGCTCCGCCGCCTTGTGGGCCATGCGCTCGCGCGTCAAGCTCACCAACGCTGGGCGTTTTTACGATGGGGTGAGCGACATGGAAAGGGCCGTGGCCCTGGAGCCCGCCTGGGGCTGGCTGCGCTGCTGGCTCGGAGAGGCCCTGCGCCATCAGGGACGATTCTCCGAGGCGCTTAAGTCCCTGAGCCTGGGCCTCAAGCTCGAGCCGCGCTACCTGCGCGGCTGGGCCTGGCGCGGGGGCGTGCGCGTGGCCTTGGGCCAGCACCGGGAGGCTGTCGAGGACTTGTCCCGCTCACTCGCGTGGGATCCCATCTACAACTACGATTTCGAGTACACCGCGGACCAGAAGTCCTGGGCCTGCAACCAGATCATGGCGGCTTACAAGGGGCTGGGAGAATTCTCGCAGGCCCTGCGCGCCCTTAACCGCGCCCACGCCTTGGGCCCGCGCTACTCTTGGGTGTTCAATCCCAAGAATGACCCCGCCCTGTTCGAGGAGGGGATAGGCCAACTTTCCCGGACCTTGAAGACCCATCCCCGCATGGCCTGGGCCCTGGCTTGGAGGGGCTGGACTCATTGGCAGTGGGGCAAAAGTGCCGAGGCCTTGGCGGACATCGAGAGAGCCCTCCGTCTTTCCCCGCGCCTGGCCTGGCCCAGGGCCTGGAGGGGCAAGATTCTCCTGAGCCGCGGAGAGCCCGGCTTGGCGCGCGAGGCGCTCGACCGCGCCGTAGCTCTTAGCCCCGGATACGCCCAGGCCTGGGGCTGGAGGGCGGAGGCCCTGGCGGCCCTGGATCTTCCGAGGCAAGCGCTCCGCGATTTTACGAAGGCGGTCGAGCTCGATCATCGCGCGGCCTGGGCTTTCGCGGGGCGGGGAGAATGCCGCCGCCGGCTCGGCGATTTGTCGGGTGCCGTCGAGGATTTGGACCGGGCGGTAGGGATTTATCCGGAATACGCGCAGGCCCAAGCCTGGCGCGAGGAGGCGCGGCGGCTCCTGGCCGCGGCCTGA